GCTCTAGTTGTTTAATGGACTGATCAGTTGGCAAAATCTCCTGATCCAAAGCTTGCTTTTTAGCAGGAGGCAAGTTTGCATCAGCAGCAACAGGTAAAGGGACTGAATCTATCAATTTTGAAGCAATGAAGCAGTGTCCACTAGGATTGGTCCCTTCAAAACCTACTATCTGCAGGAATGCAATCCTTCCATGTTAGATTTAGACTATAGTATTTCAAACTTTAAAATCTGACCATGGTTCTATGTCTTTCATGTCCAATTTCCATACCTGGCCTGGAAATATTGAAAATTGGCTCAAATGTTGTAATTCCATACGAACACGTTGACCTCCAGAATGCTCTGCACTGTCAAAGATTGAAAGGGAAAGATAAAAACCTTATCTAAAGAAAAAACTATAGATTACCAGAAGTCACTCAGCTGTGTACAGAAGTAAACATAGGTAGTTGTGCTTCACATTTAACAAGTCCTTTCCAAGAGTGTTGCCTGAGGGAAGGCTAAGATCCTCAGACACTATTGTTTAATAGCTAAACATATGCAAAGATTGCTTTCCTTGTGTGGATGTTAGTAAACTGTTTCACATGAAGAGTATAAAGGAGCGTCCAGGACTTTCTACCTGCACTGCAACAAGGTGGATTTGTCGTTCAAATGGCCCTCTCCGTCACAACAGATCATGCCAGCAGTAAATATAATTTtctgaaacaaaacaaatttacaTCATCAACAGCTTCAGGATGACTTGGAGTTGGAGAGGTTGAGTTTCCAAAACACCTTCCCACTATCGGGGGAGGGGGAGGTACCATACCTGAGACGAAACTGTAGGGTCCAGTGGTTCCTCATACTGGCCAGATGAAACTAATGCAGTTGCATACTTTCGAATTCGGTTTTCAAGTGCATTAAACTAAATCAGCAAAAGATTAAGTTAGTTCagaatatataattatatatggaGGTTAAGATCAACATACTATAATAAGTTACACTTACCCTATCTTCAATTCTATCGTACATAAACCTACAACCTGTTTCAGGTCCTGAACCATGGATTACTAAAGAACACCGCTTTCCAGGTTTAACCTTCCTGATGAATTCATCATCCCCAGGATTCTCATTACCTTCCTTCTCCCCATTCTCTATATTTGGCTTATTATTGATGCTGAATTTCACAACAAACTTGTCTGTTCGTCGCCCAAAGGGAGTTACAAGTCTTGATGGTTTTCCAGAAGAAGGAACGCTCCCAATTGTTTGTGGCGTTGAGTCAGATGTCTCTGAGTAATGGTTCTGAGATTCGGATGGTGGAGTGCTAGGAACCTCGTCCTTTATATCTACATACTCATCATTCAGAATCCTGCATGCAGTTTCTCGTCAAATACTGAATTTTGAAACTAGAGTCACAATAACCCCATATCTACAATCATTCAAGCCaccacaaacacacaaacaactaCAGATATAAACAGAAAAGTGAAAAAACCATATATTGTGCTCACATGTCCACATCTCTGCTTGAGTAGATATGCAGATTGGGCTCTGGTTCATCGATGGCTACTTTCTTCTGTTCTTGCAAATACCCTAAAAACCCATCCATTTCCACATCGTGTACCACCGTTCCATTCATTTGCCTGTcccaaaatcaaattttagcCGATTATAATTGGCAACACAAGTTAatcaccaaaaaaagaaaaaaattggcaACACAAGTCTGTGTACAAAAATTAATCACTTTCTCTGTTGAGTCAGCGACCATAACAAAAATATAGCCTCAGATACAAAACTGAATCACTCCAAACGTTTTAGTAAAAATCGTAAATTGGGGAAAATTGGGAGAGAGATGAACCTGTTGAGGTAGTAAATTTCCCAGCTCGTAACGAGATCGGAAGGCGAAAGACTCAAATTTATGCAGAATGTAGCACCTAATCGACAATTGAGGCATCAATACGCACTCTTTTGTAAAAATTAGGGATTGAATTCAATTGGGAACAAAAATGCGAAAGATCTTACATTTCTTTAGGATTTCCTTTTCGTCGTCGAAAGTGAAACCGCTGCTGCTGAACTCCTCTTTGATTTGGCCTTCCATGTTGCGCGCtctggttctctctctctctctctctctctctctctctctctctctctctctctagggttTCAGAAGCTGCCACTCTGGGAATTGCAGAGAAATGGCGGGAAGATTGAGATTTTTGGTGGGTAAAACTGTTCTTTATTTCCAATAATACCCTTTTTTTATTGTCGATTCCCACGTCTCATGACTGCAACGACATGTCGTTCATAATTTCAGACTAATTGTTCCGTCTTTTGGTACAATTTGGGCCAAAGCGAAAAAGCCCACCTGTAAACATTGGCATTAGTAAACCGAGCTATATTCACCccaaaaaatgcccaactctagTTGAAATCCTTCTTATGAACGTAATGTGGGGTTACCTCACCCAAGCTATAACAGTGCATTTCTATTAACATTATCCAATCATCGCGGGATGGTTCAGTGGTCGGAGGGAAATTTCAAGCCCGTATTTTACACGGCATGTTTTGGGTTCAATTCCTGGCCTGGTGATCAAGaaaatgttaaaatacctctatGATTTTTGTCGGCCCCTGGAATGGTGGATTGTCGTTGCAAAGCCACTAGCTGATCtcctttttaaaagaaaaaaaatatattcatttgtGCAATTATAACTCGTAATGCGTAAATAAGTAACATTACGTGTGGTTTTAGTCATAGACATTACAAGTTCTTTGTGATGACTTGATCTTAGTCATGCTCCGAATACCTCCATCACTTGTTTTATCATTCCTCATTTCAATCATTCTGTCAAAATCCTCTATCTGAAATTTTCACTTCTTGTATCATTCCCCATTTCAATCATTCT
This Pyrus communis chromosome 6, drPyrComm1.1, whole genome shotgun sequence DNA region includes the following protein-coding sequences:
- the LOC137738232 gene encoding uncharacterized protein — translated: MEGQIKEEFSSSGFTFDDEKEILKKCATFCINLSLSPSDLVTSWEIYYLNRQMNGTVVHDVEMDGFLGYLQEQKKVAIDEPEPNLHIYSSRDVDMILNDEYVDIKDEVPSTPPSESQNHYSETSDSTPQTIGSVPSSGKPSRLVTPFGRRTDKFVVKFSINNKPNIENGEKEGNENPGDDEFIRKVKPGKRCSLVIHGSGPETGCRFMYDRIEDRFNALENRIRKYATALVSSGQYEEPLDPTVSSQKIIFTAGMICCDGEGHLNDKSTLLQCSAEHSGGQRVRMELQHLSQFSIFPGQIVGFEGTNPSGHCFIASKLIDSVPLPVAADANLPPAKKQALDQEILPTDQSIKQLELSVIIASGPFTTTDNLLFEPLKELLAYASKKLPQLLILLGPFIDSEHPEIKKGTVDRSFDEIFQTEILRKLQDHVEYMGSHARIVLVPSIRDANHDFVFPQPAFDIHPPDLKHQITSLRNPGIFEADQVKIGCCSLDVLKHLSAEEISRVPKGGKTSDRMSRLANHIISQRSFYPLYPPAEDTPLDFSLAPEALNISLIPDILILPSDMKYFVKVLNLGERGEEKDQVKCICVNPGRLAKGEGGGTFVELEYYGNPDTTNASIVSI